TTATTGAAAGAGATTTTCACAAGCTCTTTCTCATTTGGCAACATAAACATATTCTGATTTAAGATTACACTCAGATTCTGAGCGGATATCAGCAAATCCTGGTGATTCTGTATCAGAAGTGCTTTGTTTTCCTGCCATTTCGTTTCTGCTGCTATACGTTCCAACCCGGCTGCTTCTCCGGTTTTTACACGCAGATCTGCCGCCCTGAACAGTTCTTCATAGATACTGTCCAGTTGTTGAAATAATCGCTGTCTTGCTTCCAGATAGCTGAGCTCATAGTAATTTGTAGATACATCACGGGTGATACGAGCCCTGATCTCTTCAAGCTGCATGGCGGATACTTCAACATTTTTACTCAAATAAGCTTTACGTGCTTTATAAAATCCAGGCCAGCTGAAATCCTGAGAAAGCCCGACTTTCCATATACCTCCCGGATCAAGTGGCGCCATGTCTTCATTTTCGACAAATACTCCTGTCTTTCCATCAAATGTTTTGGCACTTTCCACTTTAAATTTATCCGTCTGGAGGCTTGTTCTTTTAATATCCAGATTGGCCGTCATGGCCTGTTGTATAGCGCTATCTAAAGTAATACGCTTTGCTCCTTGCTGTGCAAAAGATTGCTGAGCCGGAATAAACAACAGAACAGCTATTACTAAAGGAAGTGTCTTACTTACAATTCCGTTCATTTTGTTGCCTTTATTAAAAAATAATACATAGAGACTTGGCAACACAAAAAGTGTCAGCAGCGTAGCTGAAATCAACCCGCCTATTACCACTGTAGCCAACGGCTTCTGTACCTCTGCTCCTGCTCCTGTACTAAGTGCCATAGGTAAGAAACCTAATGAAGCAACAGTAGCGGTCATCAATACAGGTCTCAGTCGTATTGTAGTACCTTTCCACACCCGCTCAAATACATCATGAATTCCATCTTTCTCCAGTTGATTAAAAGTAGATATCAAGACAATTCCATTAAGTACGGCAACTCCGAATAATGCTATAAATCCAACTCCTGCGGATATACTGAATGGCATATCCCGTAGTAAAAGTGCGAAAATACCACCGATCGCACTCATAGGAATGGCAGTGTAGATAAGTATAGATTCTTTAATGGAACGGAAGGTGAAATATAATAACATAAAGATAAGCAATAGCGCTACCGGAACAGCTATCATCAATCGGTTAGAAGCTTCTTTCAGATTTTCAAAGGTGCCGCCGAAAGTATAGTAATAACCGGTAGGCAGTATATTCAGTTCATTTAATTTTAACTGAATATTATTTACTACAGATGTTACATCCTTACCTTTAATGTTGAATCCGATAACTACCCGCCGTTTTCCATCTTCACGACTAATCTGTGCAGGTCCGTCTTTCATCGAAATATTCGCCAGTTGACTTAACGGAACCTGTTCACCTTCACCTGTCACTACAGGTAGATTACGGACATCCTCGATAGAAGTTTTGTAGTTGCTGTCCAGGCGGACAACCAGATCAAAACGGCGTTCATTTTCGTAAATAGACCCTGCGCTGCTGCCTGCAAAGGCCATAGAGATCATTTTATTGACCTCGTTGACATTAAGTCCGTGCAAGCCAAGTTGTGCGCGGTTATATTCAATGGAGATCTGCGGCAGTCCGGTTGTACGTTCTACCTGTGGTTCAGAAGCTCCGTCTACCGTTTGCACCACTTGTCCTACTTTATTTGCCAGGGCAGCTAATGTGTCAATATTTTCTCCGAATATCTTGATCGCAACATCCTGTCTTACACCGGTCATCAACTCATTAAATCGCATCTGTATAGGTTGTGATGCTTCAAAGAATGTTCCCGGAATAACGGATAATGAATCCATCATACGATCAGCCAATCCCGTATAGGTATCTCCTCCTGTCCATTCCTTAATAGGTTTCAGAGTCACAATAAGATCGGTTGCTTCCGGAGGCATAGGGTCAGTGGGGATCTCTGCACTTCCTGTCTTGCCGACTACTGTTTTTACTTCCGGAAATTTTTTCAATATCCGGGCAGCTTCCATAGATGTTTCTATACTCTGTGCCAGAGAAGCACCCTGAGGCAGAATACAGTGAAAGGCATAATCACCTTCCTGAAGCTGAGGAATAAATTCGCTGCCCATCTTTGAAAACAGAAAGATAGAAAACGCAAATACAGCCACAGCAGCAGCAACTAATGTCTTTCTGATATGTACAGCTTTTTTGATAAGCGGCTGATACCAACGTTGCAATGTATTCATTAACCGGTCTGCAAAAGTAACTTTCGTATGAGGTTTTTTAGACAGAAACAGGGCACTCATCATCGGTATATAGGTCAGTGAAAGAATCAATGCGCCAATAATGGCAAAACTCACTGTCTGCGCCATAGGCTTGAACATCTTTCCTTCTATACCGACGAGTGTGAGAATAGGGATATACACAATCAAAATGATTATTTCACCGAATGCAGCACTGTTACGAATCTTAGAGGAGGATTG
The Sphingobacterium spiritivorum genome window above contains:
- a CDS encoding CusA/CzcA family heavy metal efflux RND transporter; this encodes MLNAIIRFSIRNKIVIGLFTLILIVWGVWSATHIPIDANPDITNNQVQIITRSPSLATQEVEQFVSYPIEQQLMNIPDLIELRSISRFGLSVVTAVFDDDVNIYFARQLINEKLNEAVQNIPEGMGTPELAPISTGLGEIYQYVLHPVKGAEDKYSEADLRTLQDWVIARQLYGTPGVAEVNSFGGKLKQYEVSIDPYRLRAMNLGINDVFDALEANNQNTGGAYIDKKPNAYFIRGVGLLSDMEDIRNIVIRKRNGVPVYVRDVAQVKEGSAVRYGALTYNGEKEAVGGMVMMLKGSNSAQVVGAVKERLKVIEKSLPKDVVIEAFSDRTELVNRAINTVQTNLIEGALIVIFVLIIFLGNLRAGLIVASAIPISMLFALGMMRMFGVSANLMSLGAIDFGLIIDGSLIIVEATMHHLGLRKSNQPLTQAEMDEEVYQSSSKIRNSAAFGEIIILIVYIPILTLVGIEGKMFKPMAQTVSFAIIGALILSLTYIPMMSALFLSKKPHTKVTFADRLMNTLQRWYQPLIKKAVHIRKTLVAAAVAVFAFSIFLFSKMGSEFIPQLQEGDYAFHCILPQGASLAQSIETSMEAARILKKFPEVKTVVGKTGSAEIPTDPMPPEATDLIVTLKPIKEWTGGDTYTGLADRMMDSLSVIPGTFFEASQPIQMRFNELMTGVRQDVAIKIFGENIDTLAALANKVGQVVQTVDGASEPQVERTTGLPQISIEYNRAQLGLHGLNVNEVNKMISMAFAGSSAGSIYENERRFDLVVRLDSNYKTSIEDVRNLPVVTGEGEQVPLSQLANISMKDGPAQISREDGKRRVVIGFNIKGKDVTSVVNNIQLKLNELNILPTGYYYTFGGTFENLKEASNRLMIAVPVALLLIFMLLYFTFRSIKESILIYTAIPMSAIGGIFALLLRDMPFSISAGVGFIALFGVAVLNGIVLISTFNQLEKDGIHDVFERVWKGTTIRLRPVLMTATVASLGFLPMALSTGAGAEVQKPLATVVIGGLISATLLTLFVLPSLYVLFFNKGNKMNGIVSKTLPLVIAVLLFIPAQQSFAQQGAKRITLDSAIQQAMTANLDIKRTSLQTDKFKVESAKTFDGKTGVFVENEDMAPLDPGGIWKVGLSQDFSWPGFYKARKAYLSKNVEVSAMQLEEIRARITRDVSTNYYELSYLEARQRLFQQLDSIYEELFRAADLRVKTGEAAGLERIAAETKWQENKALLIQNHQDLLISAQNLSVILNQNMFMLPNEKELVKISFNKRDIIASSHPLVRIQEKNVELADAGILVEKKGKMPDFSGRVFSQRLWGQKNPFTGFSVTATLPIFSSGYYNNKIKAAQLESDIQQQGLLQVQQVLSADIQNAENERIKNEGQLQFYETSGLKQAEAIIKAANLGYQSGEISYAELSQFLTQSIDIKINYLNALNAYNKSVVNYQYFQTSINK